CGTTTGCGCCTTCAATACCTTCATGTGATGCATCAATAAAATTACCGGGCAGGCTATGCTCAGAAATCATTCTGCCCATCAGAGACATCTTTTTCCAGCCTTGGCCTTGCACCCAAACCATGTTGCCATCTTCGGTGACGTTCATCCCCATGGCGTAACCCGCATTATCAAAAGATTTTGAATCGTGGGTGGTGTAAGGGTTTAAATACCAGCGGATATCACCAGCAGTATCTATGATAAAAAATCCAGGCTTACCATCCCAAGAAAATGCCCCCGGTGCATCAGGGTTATTATGGGCAAGCTGGCCAGTTTTACCGTCCGGATTCGTCCAGTTTAGAAAATATAGGCGGTCTGTAAAGTCGGCATCAACATGCTTAACTTCGACAAGGGGCGCTTTAGCCCATTGGCTTTCTGAAAAGCCCATGTCGATGTCAGGGGTTAGCATTTGGTAATCATGGCTATGTTGCTTGCCATTTTCTGTCCAATTAACCGTGAAGTGATTCATGAGAGCAGGGTATAGGCCAAAAATCGGGACGCCACCTTCACTCATTACGCGCATATCATCAACTTGATAGTGAATGCTTACACCTGTGTCGTCTTTGGCATGAACAGTTACTTCAACATTTGAAATTGTGTGGCCATCTAAAGTGACTAATGCTGTTAGTGGTGCGTTTTCATAAGGGTTATGAACTAGGTAGCCTAAAGGTGCATCAGGTATCGGAAAGGGTTTCATTCCAAGTGGATCTGCACTAACCATAGGGATTGATACACTAAGGCTTACTGCCAATATGGTGTAAATGAGTGGCTTAATCATCAGTATTCTCTGTTGAAACAATTGCGATGAGTATAATCGTTATCTTTTTTTATTATTGTTGCTTAGCTAACAAAGAACTGACTATATTTCTGATTTTTAAGAAGAGTCACGAATATGAAATATCTGTCAAAATTCGGGAACTTTTTGAATGTTTAACTTAAATAATCAGATGTTATCTTTAGGCAAGGCAGCTATCAGATGTATGCTTTCAGGATACAAAAATAGCCCGTCATCAATAATCTGCACTAAATAAAGTTAGGCGATATAACGATGATACGAGCTATTCAAGAGAAGCTGAGTCAGGTTGAATATTAACTCATGCTTTGTTTTACTTTTATTCGTCTTCTGCAGGTGGGACGTAACCTTCAATTTCTACGTCTTTACCTTCAAATAAAAAGTTAACCATTTGCTCTTCAAGAAATTTTCGGTCATCAACATTCATCATGTTGAGTTTATTTTCATTAATTAGCATGGTTTGCTTTTTCTGCCAAAGTCCCCAAGCTTCTTTACTAATAGTATCAAAAATTCGCTTGCCAACTTCACCTGGGTAAAGTTGAAAATCTAAACCTGGTGCTTCTTTATTTAAATATGCGCAATTAACATTACGAGCCATGATGTTTCCTTAACGGGACCCTAAATAGGATCTGCTGCTGAAAGTGCGACTAAGTGAGATAAAATCCGCTCGGTTGCTGCGGCTAATCCGACTTTAGCTGGATGATGTATGTTATACCAGAGAGTCTGGTTTTGTTCCATTACACTGGTTTCAAATTCTGCTAAATCTTGTGTTGATTCAATATCAATCAACATTGGCTGAATGTCTAAGTGGAAATGGCTGAAGGTATGCCTAAAGCCTGCGAGCCATTCAGTTTCTGTGTGTGTTATTTTCTTATCGTTAAACTCTGATGAAACATGGGCATGTAGCTCAGCTTCAGTTTCAAACTGAGGGAAACACCAAAGCCCGCCCCAAATGCCCGCTGGTGGTCGTTTATTTAATACAACTTGACCATCTTGTTTGACGACTAACATCCAAGCAGACTTTGTTGGAATAGTCTTTTTAGGTTTTTTACCAGGGAATTCAGATTGTCTGCCAGCAAGTTGCGCTTTACAGTCAATAGCAACGGGGCATTCATCGCAACGTGGTTTACTGCGAGTGCAAACGGCAGAGCCGATATCCATCATTGCCTGGTTAAACTTGCGGACATTGGCTTTTGGCGTTAGGGAATCAGTTAGTGTCCATAACTTTTGCTCAACAAGTTTCTGCCCCGGCCAGCCTTCAATTGCATCATGTCTTGCAAGCACTCGCTTAACGTTGCCATCTAATATGGAATGATGTTGTCCAAGTGCTAGTGACAGTATTGCGCCAGCAGTTGAACGGCCAATACCTGGTAATGCAATCACTTCATCTAAAGATTCAGGAAATTGTCCCTTATGTTGCTCACACACTGCTTTGGCTGCTTTATGTAGGTTTCTGGCGCGGGCGTAATAACCTAGCCCAGTCCAATGGTGCAGAACATCATCTTCACTCGCATTTGCTAAGACTTCGATGGATGGAAAGCTTGCCATGAATTTTTCATAATAAGGGATGACGGTTGCTACTTGTGTTTGTTGCAGCATGATCTCAGAAACCCATACTCTATATGGGGTTTTATTCATTTGCCAAGGTAATGTTTTGCGGCCATGAACATCGTACCAAGCGACGATACGCTCGGAAAAGGAGTTAACTTTTTTCATTGGCGCAGTGTATATGGCAAGGGGGGGATTAACAAGTCAGCTATATTGTGGCTGCGCTATTTACGTTTAAGAATTACATGCTAAATAAATGGATAATTTAATCTGATTTAAAACAGGTATTGAGTTAAATACATTCATCTTGGAGTAAAAAAAGTAAATATGCGCAACAAACTTTACTTCAAGTTGTGTTAACTACTTTAGTCAGGCTGAATTTGCGATATACTTACCGACTATTTTATGAATTTGAAGTGAAACATTGGGTCACTTTTATAAAGCACCCAATTGATGAGGCAAACATGAGCGACGTGACTACCGCTGAATTTAACGAAGATGGTAAATATATTCGTAAGATTAGAAGCTTTGTATTGAGAGAAGGACGCCTAACAAAAGGCCAAGCTCAAGCAATTGAATCATACTGGCCAACGATGGGATTAGATTACACTCCTGAGGCGATTAATCTTACTGAAGTATTTAATCGTGAGGCTGACACTGTATTAGAAATCGGCTTTGGTATGGGCGCTTCATTAGTTGAAATGGCGCAAGCTGCCCCAGAATTAAATTATATTGGTATTGAAGTTCATAAGCCGGGTGTTGGTGCTTGTCTTGTTGATGCAGGTAAAGCGGAAGTGACTAACCTACGTGTTTATCACCATGATGCAATGGAAGTGCTTGAAAACAGCATTGCAGATGGTTCACTGAGTCGTGTGCAATTGTTCTTCCCAGATCCATGGCATAAAAAGCGTCATCATAAACGTCGTATCGTCCAAGCTGAATTTGCTGAACTTATTCGTCGTAAGCTTAAAATTGGTGGTGTTTTCCATATGGCAACAGACTGGGAAAACTACAGTGAACATATGCTTGAAGTGATGTCTGGTGCAGAAGGTTATAAAAACCAATCTGAAACCAATACAGTGGTTGAACGCCCTGAACATCGCCCATTAACAAAATTTGAAGCACGTGGTCACCGTTTAGGCCATGGCGTTTGGGATTTAATGTTTGAAAGAGTAAGCTAAGATAGTTTACTGTTGATTTTACATAATAATTTTTAAACGATAATACAAACTAGGATATAAACATGGCTAAGAATCGTACTCGCCGTTTACGTAAAAAATTACGCGTTGATGAGTTCCAAGAACTTGGTTTTGATGTGGTCTGGACTTTTGAAGAGTCAATCTCTGAAGAAGACATTGATAAAACTGTTGATGAGTTTATCGATCAAGTTATCGAGCCTCGTAACTTAGGTTTCCACGGTGGTGGCCACAAAATGTGGGAAGGCATCATTGCTACACAGCAAATTGGTAAATGTACCGAAGAAGATGTTGCTGCTGTTAAAGCATTTTGGGAAGCAAAGAAAGTTTCTGAACTTGAAGTCAGTGCATTATATGACATCTGGTGGGGCTAATTCAGCCAATGCCTGAGCAGATATTGCTTGAAGAAGTGGTCGACAAAGTTCGGCCACTTATTGGTTCTGGGAAGGTCGCAAACTACATTCCAGCACTTGGAAATGTCGATCCTAATAAAATTGCGATTGCTGTTACTACCGCTGATGGTCAAACCATGGGCGCTGGTGATTACCTAGAGCCATTTTCAATTCAAAGTATTTCTAAGGTTTTCAGCCTTACGCTAGCGCTTAGCCTATATAGTGATGACGAAATTTGGAGCAGAGTGGGCAAAGAACCATCTGGTCAGTCTTTTAACTCGCTAGTTCAAGTTGAGTTAGAGCGCGGTATTCCTCGTAATCCCTTTATCAATGCTGGCGCGTTAGTGATTGCTGATCTAATTCAGGCAAGGCAAAGTGCGCCTAAGCACCGCATGCTTGAAGAGGTTAGAAAACTCAGTGGTAATTCACATATATGTTTTGACAAAAATGTGGCGAATTCAGAGTTTAAATTTAGTGCCAGAAACGCATCCATTGCATACCTGATGAAATCATTTGGTAATTTTAATGGCAATGTCGATACGGTATTAAAAAGCTATTTTCACTACTGCTCGTTGAAGATGAATTGCGCTGATTTATCAAAGGCAATGTTCTATTTAGCTAATCGTGGTAAGACACTGCAAAATGAGCAATTAATCACGCCAGTTCAAACCAGACAGTTGAATGCATTATTGGCTACTTCTGGCTTATATGATGGTGCTGGTGAGTTTGCTTATCGAGTTGGTATGCCAGGAAAAAGTGGAGTAGGTGGCGGTATTATTGCGGTAATACCAGGTGATATGTCTATTTGTGTGTGGTCTCCTGAGCTAGACCAAAATGGCAACTCTTTGGCTGGTACTCGTATGCTTGAGTATTTATCACAGTCTTTAGGTCGTTCGATTTTTTAACCGCTTGCTTTATTAGTAGCCCAGCAAGTTTCTAATGTGAGCAACTAACGTAAGCAACTCAGTTAGTCGTTCAGTCTCTCCAGTTTTTAAACTCTTCTTTTCAGAATATTACCAATGAGTGAAATACACCACTTTGTTGTTTATTTCACTCATAGTCGGTTAACTTTTTAATTTTATACTGTTCTCTATTTAGGATTAATCCTACTTATTTACTGAAATAAAAGGCTTTTTCATTGTTGGCGCGATCTGTGCTTTATCTAGTGTAAGTTTTACAAAGAACACAATTGATAACCAAATTAAAAATTCAGTCTATACATTAATGACTGGCTTTATTAACAGCTAAGGAAGAGCTAATGAAAACTCAAACTAATTTCACCAGCGGATTGATTAAAGGTATTGCTTTGTCAGGGCTTATTTTTACAGCAGGTGCTATGTCACCTGCTATGGCAAAGCTGTCTATCGATGATGAAGAATGTAATGTCACTTTAAACTATGACGTAACCGTCGAACCCAAAAAACTGCTTATTAGCGAAAAGGGCGAAGAGTTATATCGAGTTGAGATGGGCGAGCTGTATGTTGAAGGTAGTAAGATCAAATTAGACAGTAAGCAAAGCAAACTGTTAAACGACTATTCAGAAGAGTTATCTCAACAAGTTCCAGAAATTATTGACCTAGTAAATGAAGTGGTGGTGCTTGCCACTGACGCCGTTAGTTTAGCCTTAACTCCAATCTTTGGTGACGCAACAGGCGCCAAGTTAGATGAATTACTAACAGGTATTCAATCTCGAGTAGATGAAGCGGCTTATCAGCAAGGCGACAAGTTTTATTTAGGTGCTACTGAGTCTTCAATTGAAGACGCATTTAATGAAGACTTTGAAAAAGAAATGGAAGCGATGATAGCTAATTCGATGGGCAGTTTCATGATGGCAATTGGCGCTGAAATGATGTCATCAGAAGGTGGAAGTTTCGAAGAGAAGATTGAAGCATTTTCTACCAAAATGGAAAAAGTAGGTGAAGATATTGAGCTTCAAATTGCCGACCAATCGCAAGCTATTGAAGAAAAGGCCGAAAAAATCTGTGCTGACTTTGAGGAGCTTATGGTTCTAGAATCTGAAGTTCGTCAGTCAATCC
This window of the Shewanella goraebulensis genome carries:
- the glsB gene encoding glutaminase B translates to MPEQILLEEVVDKVRPLIGSGKVANYIPALGNVDPNKIAIAVTTADGQTMGAGDYLEPFSIQSISKVFSLTLALSLYSDDEIWSRVGKEPSGQSFNSLVQVELERGIPRNPFINAGALVIADLIQARQSAPKHRMLEEVRKLSGNSHICFDKNVANSEFKFSARNASIAYLMKSFGNFNGNVDTVLKSYFHYCSLKMNCADLSKAMFYLANRGKTLQNEQLITPVQTRQLNALLATSGLYDGAGEFAYRVGMPGKSGVGGGIIAVIPGDMSICVWSPELDQNGNSLAGTRMLEYLSQSLGRSIF
- the mutY gene encoding A/G-specific adenine glycosylase is translated as MKKVNSFSERIVAWYDVHGRKTLPWQMNKTPYRVWVSEIMLQQTQVATVIPYYEKFMASFPSIEVLANASEDDVLHHWTGLGYYARARNLHKAAKAVCEQHKGQFPESLDEVIALPGIGRSTAGAILSLALGQHHSILDGNVKRVLARHDAIEGWPGQKLVEQKLWTLTDSLTPKANVRKFNQAMMDIGSAVCTRSKPRCDECPVAIDCKAQLAGRQSEFPGKKPKKTIPTKSAWMLVVKQDGQVVLNKRPPAGIWGGLWCFPQFETEAELHAHVSSEFNDKKITHTETEWLAGFRHTFSHFHLDIQPMLIDIESTQDLAEFETSVMEQNQTLWYNIHHPAKVGLAAATERILSHLVALSAADPI
- the trmB gene encoding tRNA (guanosine(46)-N7)-methyltransferase TrmB — its product is MSDVTTAEFNEDGKYIRKIRSFVLREGRLTKGQAQAIESYWPTMGLDYTPEAINLTEVFNREADTVLEIGFGMGASLVEMAQAAPELNYIGIEVHKPGVGACLVDAGKAEVTNLRVYHHDAMEVLENSIADGSLSRVQLFFPDPWHKKRHHKRRIVQAEFAELIRRKLKIGGVFHMATDWENYSEHMLEVMSGAEGYKNQSETNTVVERPEHRPLTKFEARGHRLGHGVWDLMFERVS
- a CDS encoding oxidative damage protection protein: MARNVNCAYLNKEAPGLDFQLYPGEVGKRIFDTISKEAWGLWQKKQTMLINENKLNMMNVDDRKFLEEQMVNFLFEGKDVEIEGYVPPAEDE
- a CDS encoding YggN family protein, with product MKTQTNFTSGLIKGIALSGLIFTAGAMSPAMAKLSIDDEECNVTLNYDVTVEPKKLLISEKGEELYRVEMGELYVEGSKIKLDSKQSKLLNDYSEELSQQVPEIIDLVNEVVVLATDAVSLALTPIFGDATGAKLDELLTGIQSRVDEAAYQQGDKFYLGATESSIEDAFNEDFEKEMEAMIANSMGSFMMAIGAEMMSSEGGSFEEKIEAFSTKMEKVGEDIELQIADQSQAIEEKAEKICADFEELMVLESEVRQSIPELSSFELATLDNRYE
- a CDS encoding 50S ribosome-binding protein YggL is translated as MAKNRTRRLRKKLRVDEFQELGFDVVWTFEESISEEDIDKTVDEFIDQVIEPRNLGFHGGGHKMWEGIIATQQIGKCTEEDVAAVKAFWEAKKVSELEVSALYDIWWG